A section of the Streptomyces sp. Je 1-369 genome encodes:
- a CDS encoding PQQ-binding-like beta-propeller repeat protein yields MTQPPNQPPSGGFGAPQPPGQPQQPPGQPPQAPGQQPPQPGYGYPQQPGPYSPPQQPGPYGQPQQPGPYGQPQQPGPYGNQPQYGYAQLPTQPQFAAPGAPGTPPDGGRGKRNKLVVIVAAAVAALLVAGGVTYAVVSGDDSGGKKKPEAKNKDPKPTASAPVNPGDGSGDGHEGKEDLNEGRQAGEAKVLWYKEAPKVPGSGGDAPGMWIQDDIVVKAAYKQLLAYNVKTGRTAWKAITFPEKLCAATGTATDDGKIVVAYKDGSQSGAECNQFQVIDLKTGDKGWGHPVKKEGLFDSALSSNLVLVGDVLMVGRDQSGTALRMSDGKELYVAKKKDEGTCFPNGFAGGEKLLMALSCGAGTPTEHDELQQLDPKTGRALWTKKFPKGWRIGKVYSASPTIVYLTNEDKKKWNVSVLKENSDETRSEVVTDDNFAPECDTAILNRQLGGCLGVTTDDTYLYLPSDEKSGANEVVAFSLATGKEAWRVKSPMDETMLPLKVEDGSLIAYVKPSYDAGGRVVSIAASGSHRPKTLLQHPKGTSRIESGFYSKDVDYVDGRFYISTTNIMRTSGQAKLMLAYGK; encoded by the coding sequence ATGACTCAGCCGCCCAACCAGCCGCCGTCCGGCGGTTTCGGAGCTCCGCAGCCACCTGGCCAGCCACAACAGCCGCCGGGTCAGCCGCCGCAGGCACCGGGCCAGCAGCCGCCGCAGCCGGGTTACGGATACCCGCAGCAGCCGGGCCCGTACAGCCCGCCGCAGCAGCCGGGTCCGTACGGACAGCCTCAACAGCCGGGACCCTACGGTCAACCGCAGCAGCCGGGACCGTACGGAAACCAGCCACAGTACGGGTACGCGCAGCTGCCGACGCAGCCGCAGTTCGCGGCCCCCGGCGCGCCCGGCACCCCGCCCGACGGAGGCAGGGGCAAGCGCAACAAGCTCGTCGTGATCGTCGCCGCCGCGGTGGCCGCGCTGCTCGTCGCCGGCGGTGTCACCTACGCCGTCGTGAGCGGTGACGACAGCGGCGGCAAGAAGAAGCCCGAGGCGAAGAACAAGGATCCGAAGCCCACCGCGTCCGCCCCGGTCAACCCGGGCGACGGCAGCGGCGACGGGCACGAGGGCAAGGAAGACCTCAACGAGGGCCGCCAGGCCGGTGAGGCGAAGGTCCTCTGGTACAAGGAGGCGCCCAAGGTGCCCGGCTCCGGCGGCGACGCCCCGGGCATGTGGATCCAGGACGACATCGTGGTCAAGGCCGCGTACAAGCAGCTCCTCGCGTACAACGTGAAGACCGGCAGGACCGCCTGGAAGGCCATCACGTTCCCGGAGAAGCTCTGCGCCGCGACCGGGACGGCCACCGACGACGGCAAGATCGTCGTGGCGTACAAGGACGGCTCGCAGAGCGGTGCCGAGTGCAATCAGTTCCAGGTCATCGATCTGAAGACCGGTGACAAGGGCTGGGGCCACCCGGTCAAGAAGGAAGGCCTGTTCGACTCGGCCCTCTCCAGCAACCTGGTCCTCGTCGGCGACGTGCTGATGGTCGGCCGCGACCAGTCCGGCACGGCGCTGCGGATGAGCGACGGCAAGGAGCTCTACGTCGCGAAGAAGAAGGACGAGGGCACCTGCTTCCCCAACGGCTTCGCCGGCGGCGAGAAGCTCCTCATGGCCCTGTCCTGCGGCGCCGGCACGCCCACCGAGCACGACGAGCTCCAGCAGCTCGACCCGAAGACCGGGCGCGCGCTGTGGACCAAGAAGTTCCCCAAGGGCTGGCGGATCGGCAAGGTCTACTCGGCCAGTCCCACGATCGTGTACCTCACCAACGAGGACAAGAAGAAGTGGAACGTCTCGGTGCTGAAGGAGAACAGCGACGAGACGCGCTCCGAGGTCGTCACCGACGACAACTTCGCACCCGAGTGCGACACGGCGATCCTCAACCGCCAGCTCGGCGGCTGCCTGGGTGTGACGACGGACGACACGTACCTGTACCTGCCGTCCGACGAGAAGAGCGGCGCCAACGAGGTCGTCGCGTTCAGCCTGGCCACCGGCAAGGAGGCCTGGCGCGTGAAGTCGCCGATGGACGAAACGATGCTTCCGCTGAAGGTGGAGGACGGCTCGCTGATCGCGTACGTCAAGCCGTCGTACGACGCGGGCGGCCGTGTCGTCTCCATCGCGGCGTCCGGTTCGCACCGGCCCAAGACCCTTCTGCAGCACCCGAAGGGCACCTCGCGGATCGAGAGCGGCTTCTACTCGAAGGACGTCGACTACGTGGACGGTCGCTTCTACATCTCGACGACCAACATCATGCGCACGTCCGGCCAGGCGAAGCTGATGCTCGCCTACGGCAAGTGA
- a CDS encoding ABC-F family ATP-binding cassette domain-containing protein, whose protein sequence is MAVVNLVNVEAVSKVYGTRALLDGVSLGVSEGDRIGVVGRNGDGKTTLIRMLAKLEEADTGRVTHNGGLRLGVLTQHDSLDPAATVRHEVIGDLADHEWAGSAKIRDVLTGLFGGLDLPGFPQGLDTVIGPLSGGERRRIALAKLLIAEQDLIVLDEPTNHLDVEGISWLAQHLRTRRSALVCVTHDRWFLDQVCTRMWDVQKGSVFEYEGGYSDYVFARAERERIAATEETKRQNLVRKELAWLRRGAPARTSKPKFRIEAANELIADVPPPRDTSELMKFATTRLGKTVFDLEDVSVQAGPKLLLKHLTWQLGPGDRIGLVGVNGAGKTSLLRAMADAARSDGDVQPAAGKVVVGRTVKLAYLSQEVVELKPTLRVLEAVQQVRERVDLGKGREMTAGQLCETFGFNKEKQWTPVGDLSGGERRRLQLLRLLMDEPNVLFLDEPTNDLDIETLTQLEDVLDGWPGSMVVISHDRFFVERTTDKVFALLGDATMRMLPRGIDEYLERRQRMAAAATPSAPAAASAASAAATDAGTKTVSAAESRAAKKELQKIERQLDKVSQKEAKLHTQIADNATDFEKVAKLDAELRELIAERDELEMRWLELAEDA, encoded by the coding sequence ATGGCCGTCGTCAATCTGGTCAATGTCGAGGCAGTCAGCAAGGTGTACGGCACCCGTGCCCTGCTCGACGGTGTCTCGCTCGGTGTGTCCGAGGGGGACCGGATCGGCGTCGTGGGGCGCAACGGCGACGGGAAGACCACCCTGATCCGAATGCTCGCCAAGCTGGAGGAGGCCGACACCGGCCGCGTCACGCACAACGGCGGCCTGCGCCTCGGCGTGCTGACGCAGCACGACTCGCTCGACCCGGCCGCCACCGTCCGGCACGAGGTCATCGGTGACCTCGCCGACCACGAGTGGGCGGGCAGCGCCAAGATCAGGGACGTGCTGACGGGGCTGTTCGGCGGGCTCGACCTGCCGGGGTTCCCGCAGGGGCTCGACACCGTCATCGGTCCGCTCTCCGGTGGCGAGCGGCGCCGCATCGCGCTGGCGAAGCTGCTCATCGCCGAGCAGGACCTGATCGTGCTCGACGAGCCGACCAACCACCTCGACGTCGAGGGCATCTCGTGGCTGGCCCAGCACCTGCGGACGCGGCGCTCGGCGCTCGTCTGCGTGACGCACGACCGCTGGTTCCTCGACCAGGTGTGCACCCGCATGTGGGACGTGCAGAAGGGCTCCGTCTTCGAGTACGAGGGCGGCTACTCGGACTACGTGTTCGCACGCGCCGAGCGTGAGCGCATCGCCGCCACCGAGGAGACCAAGCGGCAGAACCTGGTGCGCAAGGAGCTGGCGTGGCTGCGGCGCGGCGCTCCGGCCCGCACCAGCAAGCCGAAGTTCCGCATCGAGGCGGCGAACGAACTGATCGCGGACGTGCCGCCGCCGCGCGACACCAGCGAGCTGATGAAGTTCGCGACGACGCGGCTCGGCAAGACCGTGTTCGACCTGGAGGACGTCTCCGTACAGGCCGGGCCCAAGCTGCTGCTCAAGCACCTGACCTGGCAGCTCGGCCCCGGTGACCGCATCGGCCTGGTCGGGGTGAACGGCGCGGGCAAGACGTCGCTGCTGCGCGCCATGGCCGACGCCGCCCGCAGCGACGGCGACGTACAGCCCGCGGCCGGGAAGGTCGTCGTCGGCAGGACGGTGAAGCTGGCCTACCTGTCGCAGGAGGTCGTCGAGCTGAAGCCGACGCTGCGGGTCCTCGAAGCCGTGCAGCAGGTGCGTGAGCGCGTCGACCTGGGCAAGGGCCGCGAGATGACCGCGGGGCAGCTCTGCGAGACGTTCGGGTTCAACAAGGAGAAGCAGTGGACGCCGGTCGGCGACCTCTCCGGCGGTGAGCGGCGCAGGCTGCAGCTGCTGCGCCTCCTCATGGACGAGCCGAACGTCCTCTTCCTCGACGAGCCCACCAACGACCTCGACATCGAGACGCTGACGCAGCTGGAGGACGTGCTCGACGGCTGGCCGGGCTCCATGGTCGTGATCTCCCACGACCGGTTCTTCGTCGAGCGGACGACGGACAAGGTGTTCGCGCTCCTTGGCGACGCCACGATGCGGATGCTGCCGCGCGGCATCGACGAGTACCTGGAGCGCAGGCAGCGGATGGCCGCGGCCGCGACCCCGTCGGCTCCCGCGGCCGCGTCCGCCGCGTCCGCCGCGGCGACCGACGCCGGAACGAAGACCGTCTCCGCCGCGGAGTCCCGCGCCGCCAAGAAGGAGCTCCAGAAGATCGAGCGGCAGCTGGACAAGGTCTCCCAGAAGGAGGCCAAGCTCCACACCCAAATCGCCGATAACGCCACGGACTTCGAGAAGGTGGCCAAACTGGATGCCGAGCTCCGTGAACTCATCGCCGAGCGGGACGAGTTGGAAATGCGCTGGCTGGAGCTTGCGGAGGACGCGTAG